A genomic region of Bacillaceae bacterium S4-13-56 contains the following coding sequences:
- a CDS encoding DegV family protein encodes MKTAVLTDSTAYIPQEIREQKNIHMIPLNVLIGDKSYKEEVEITAEEFYQKVRESEEFPKTSQPAIGDVAAKLEELSKDYDAVVAIHLSSGISGTFQGTITASSMVDEIKVYPFDSEISCMLQGFYVLEAAEMAAAGAHPEDIIKRLEEMKKSSRAYFVVDDLTHLHRGGRLSGAQAIMGSLLQVKPVLHFVDKVIVPFEKIRTRKKALKRVTGLFEDIAQSGEPIRATVIHSNCEEDALELIAELESRFPNAEFVLSYFGPVIGTHLGEGALALGWYKK; translated from the coding sequence ATGAAAACTGCGGTTTTAACGGACAGTACTGCCTATATACCTCAAGAAATAAGAGAACAAAAGAATATTCATATGATTCCACTAAATGTCTTAATTGGGGACAAATCCTATAAAGAAGAAGTAGAGATTACAGCTGAAGAATTTTATCAAAAGGTTCGAGAATCAGAAGAGTTCCCTAAGACAAGTCAACCAGCAATTGGTGATGTGGCAGCTAAACTGGAAGAATTATCGAAGGATTATGATGCAGTTGTTGCTATCCATTTGTCAAGTGGAATAAGCGGTACCTTCCAAGGAACCATTACAGCATCCAGCATGGTAGACGAAATTAAGGTTTATCCCTTTGATTCAGAAATAAGTTGTATGCTGCAAGGATTTTATGTTCTTGAGGCTGCGGAAATGGCAGCAGCTGGTGCCCATCCAGAAGACATCATCAAACGATTGGAAGAAATGAAAAAGTCCTCTCGTGCATATTTTGTGGTGGATGATCTAACGCATCTTCACCGAGGCGGCCGTCTATCTGGTGCGCAAGCGATTATGGGTAGTCTGTTACAAGTGAAACCTGTTTTGCATTTTGTGGACAAGGTCATTGTTCCTTTTGAAAAAATCCGGACTCGTAAAAAAGCTTTGAAACGAGTTACCGGTCTTTTTGAAGATATTGCTCAATCAGGTGAACCCATCCGAGCAACGGTGATCCACTCCAATTGTGAAGAGGACGCCTTGGAACTAATAGCGGAACTTGAATCTCGTTTTCCGAATGCTGAGTTTGTCTTAAGTTATTTTGGCCCTGTTATCGGCACCCATCTTGGGGAGGGAGCTCTCGCTTTAGGTTGGTACAAAAAGTAA
- a CDS encoding ComF family protein: MTHCLWCDIEIIPQITWETFLIYQNPSPICEKCDSMLQLLQGTRCLICNREHPSGGLCFDCERWEQNPQTKGLLTTNHSLYTYNDSMKEIMAKWKFRGDYVLIQMFQEKINKAYKKLLSKSYQPILVPIPLSEERSKERGFNQAEAIAECMDPKRIQHPLQRITSEKQSKKTRYDRLHSQNPFTIQHSITQPVLLIDDIYTTGSTLRQAAAILKSNGCPEVRSFTLIRG; encoded by the coding sequence ATGACCCATTGCCTATGGTGTGATATCGAAATCATTCCTCAAATCACTTGGGAAACCTTTTTGATTTACCAAAACCCATCCCCTATTTGTGAAAAATGTGATTCCATGCTGCAACTGCTTCAAGGGACTCGTTGTCTTATTTGCAATCGCGAGCATCCAAGCGGAGGACTTTGTTTTGATTGTGAACGGTGGGAACAAAATCCTCAAACGAAAGGGCTTCTCACAACAAACCATTCCCTTTATACCTACAACGACTCCATGAAAGAAATCATGGCAAAATGGAAATTCCGTGGAGACTACGTTCTCATTCAAATGTTCCAAGAAAAAATCAATAAGGCCTATAAGAAGCTCCTCTCAAAATCCTACCAGCCTATCCTAGTTCCTATCCCTTTAAGCGAGGAACGTTCCAAAGAAAGAGGATTCAATCAAGCAGAGGCTATCGCAGAATGTATGGACCCCAAAAGGATTCAACACCCTCTCCAAAGAATCACTTCGGAAAAGCAATCAAAAAAAACAAGATATGATCGCCTGCACAGTCAAAATCCTTTCACAATCCAGCACTCCATCACTCAGCCCGTCCTCCTCATTGACGACATCTACACAACAGGCTCGACCCTAAGACAGGCAGCAGCAATACTTAAATCGAATGGATGCCCGGAAGTTCGTAGTTTTACACTGATCCGAGGATAG
- a CDS encoding DEAD/DEAH box helicase produces MKLIKPHSNPTPSITFSRITQPSPYTSQLAGRLLLRKEIQLPEDIFQQLLQHHYLIEKPPILKTIGGYQCQRCGANKKHQFGLMPCLNCGKPCLYCRKCVVMGRVQSCTPLYEWNGPDISFSIPEKPLSWEGSLTKAQEHASQKIEQAMYDKSRLLVHAVCGAGKTEMLFAGISNAFQRGERIAIATPRSDVVRELAPRLRQAFSQISIAALYGGTEDIPDGAQLIITTTHQLFRFSQAFDVMVIDEVDAFPFHGDPSLPFATKRATKLNGATIYLTATPRSDLKHQVQQRKLDVVFVPVRFHGHPLPVPKFQLIYNFSNILQKNQLPKAIVQWIKQKRTTNRRLLLFVSEIEMAHMAKEILIHKFPHETIENVHAADPDREQKILLYRQQKISILITTTILERGVTFPSIDVAVIDAGHEVFDEAALVQIAGRAGRSADDPTGEVIFFHNGLTIAMKSAKKSIHEMNKKGEKIKHDPLPMV; encoded by the coding sequence TTGAAACTCATTAAACCACATTCAAATCCCACTCCATCAATAACCTTCAGCAGAATCACCCAGCCTTCTCCTTACACATCACAACTAGCCGGCCGTCTTCTACTAAGAAAAGAAATTCAACTCCCTGAAGATATTTTTCAACAACTCCTACAACATCATTATTTAATTGAAAAGCCACCCATCCTAAAAACGATAGGAGGGTACCAATGTCAGCGATGTGGTGCTAATAAGAAGCATCAGTTTGGGTTGATGCCTTGTTTGAATTGCGGAAAGCCGTGTCTATATTGCCGGAAATGTGTGGTCATGGGCAGAGTGCAATCTTGTACACCTCTATATGAATGGAATGGACCGGATATTTCATTTTCAATACCAGAAAAGCCATTATCTTGGGAGGGGAGCTTAACAAAGGCTCAAGAACACGCTTCTCAAAAAATTGAACAGGCAATGTATGATAAATCTCGGTTGCTGGTCCATGCGGTGTGTGGGGCGGGGAAAACCGAAATGCTTTTCGCGGGAATATCAAATGCTTTCCAAAGAGGGGAACGAATTGCTATAGCCACACCCCGGAGTGACGTTGTACGCGAGTTGGCTCCGCGCCTAAGGCAAGCATTTTCCCAAATATCCATTGCTGCTCTGTATGGAGGAACAGAGGACATTCCTGACGGAGCACAACTAATCATTACAACCACTCATCAACTCTTCCGATTCAGTCAAGCCTTCGATGTCATGGTGATTGATGAGGTCGATGCGTTTCCTTTTCATGGGGATCCATCGCTCCCGTTTGCTACTAAAAGGGCGACCAAGCTAAACGGTGCAACCATCTACCTCACCGCAACCCCACGATCCGATTTGAAGCATCAAGTTCAACAAAGGAAACTGGACGTCGTCTTTGTACCCGTTAGGTTCCATGGACACCCACTTCCTGTCCCCAAATTTCAACTCATTTACAACTTTTCTAATATTCTTCAAAAGAATCAGCTACCTAAAGCCATCGTTCAATGGATAAAGCAAAAGCGCACAACAAATCGACGCCTTCTCCTGTTTGTCTCTGAAATTGAAATGGCCCATATGGCGAAAGAGATCCTAATCCACAAATTCCCTCACGAAACTATCGAAAATGTCCATGCGGCTGACCCTGACCGGGAGCAAAAAATCCTTCTCTATCGGCAACAAAAAATATCCATTCTTATTACTACCACTATTTTAGAAAGAGGAGTAACATTTCCATCCATTGATGTAGCCGTTATCGATGCAGGCCATGAGGTGTTTGATGAAGCAGCCCTCGTGCAGATTGCTGGAAGGGCAGGGAGGAGTGCTGATGATCCAACGGGGGAAGTCATCTTTTTTCACAATGGTCTTACTATAGCTATGAAATCCGCGAAGAAGTCCATCCATGAAATGAACAAAAAAGGAGAGAAGATCAAACATGACCCATTGCCTATGGTGTGA
- a CDS encoding YigZ family protein — protein sequence MIKSYYTVKGEGAHEIQIQKSRFIGHVMRTETEEEAQNFIQKMKKKHHDATHNCSAYLIGEHNQIQKANDDGEPSGTAGVPILEVLKKKGLKDTTVVVTRYFGGIKLGAGGLIRAYSKSTSEALNEIGIVHRQLMQEMKVIADYTLLGKLENELRKSSYFLDRIEYLEHVEIYIYVPVEEVEVFTNWIIDLTSDQANCKKGEQIYKEFDYRS from the coding sequence ATGATTAAATCATACTATACCGTTAAGGGTGAAGGTGCCCATGAGATACAAATACAAAAGTCACGCTTTATTGGTCATGTCATGCGTACTGAGACAGAGGAAGAAGCACAAAATTTTATCCAAAAAATGAAGAAGAAACATCATGATGCTACCCACAATTGTTCCGCTTACTTAATTGGGGAGCATAACCAGATTCAAAAAGCGAATGATGATGGCGAGCCTAGTGGAACTGCTGGTGTCCCTATTTTGGAAGTTTTAAAGAAAAAGGGGCTGAAAGATACGACAGTTGTTGTCACTAGATATTTTGGAGGCATAAAACTTGGTGCTGGTGGGCTAATTCGAGCTTATTCAAAGTCAACCTCTGAAGCATTAAATGAAATTGGAATTGTTCACCGCCAACTGATGCAGGAAATGAAAGTAATTGCTGATTACACTTTGTTAGGAAAGCTAGAAAATGAACTAAGGAAATCTTCGTATTTTTTAGACCGGATTGAATATTTAGAACATGTGGAAATATATATTTATGTACCTGTGGAGGAAGTTGAGGTATTTACAAACTGGATCATTGATTTAACGAGTGACCAGGCCAATTGTAAAAAAGGAGAGCAAATATATAAAGAATTTGATTATCGTTCATAA
- the flgK gene encoding flagellar hook-associated protein FlgK, translating to MSSTFFGLETARRALTTQQSALYTTGNNIANANTEGYTRQRVNFEQTSPYPPASRNREQIPGQMGTGVTADSVQRIRDQFLDIQYRGENSKLGYYDSKAAAMRQMEDILNEPSEEGLSKVLDQFWQSLQDLAVNPEESGARSVVRQRGISVAETFKYMSSSLSSIRTDLEHELEVTKTEFNSLLSQLQGINQQIGEIEPHGYLPNNLYDERDILLDKLSSLANIKVSYVGSGGQPNAIAEGRASVELVGPSGASYNPPVMMLDGATNQVNQMTINFDNSLGQNAIGTIEIGGQTFSGANFTSKGKVQALIESYGYIDNGVIKGEYPEMLDNLDKMAFEFATEFNHIHKGGYDLNGTVGGDFFVVSANYSATNLDVVQAIKDNGDLIAASNDTKSGDGGNASDLANVLHTSLPNLGQNTTVKSFYESAIGEMAVITQEAIRQTNNADVLRQQVEERRQSVSGVSLDEEMTNMIKFQHAYNAAARSMTAVDEMLDRIINQMGLVGR from the coding sequence ATGTCATCAACTTTTTTTGGATTAGAAACAGCAAGGCGCGCACTGACAACACAGCAGTCCGCTTTATATACGACGGGCAACAATATAGCCAATGCCAATACAGAAGGCTACACTAGGCAACGTGTCAATTTTGAACAAACCTCACCTTATCCACCAGCCTCGAGAAACCGGGAACAAATTCCAGGTCAAATGGGGACAGGAGTCACAGCAGATTCAGTTCAACGAATTCGTGATCAATTTTTAGATATTCAATATCGAGGGGAAAATAGTAAGCTAGGATACTATGATTCTAAGGCAGCTGCTATGAGACAGATGGAGGATATTTTGAACGAACCGTCTGAAGAAGGACTCTCAAAAGTATTAGACCAATTTTGGCAATCTCTTCAAGATTTAGCGGTTAACCCTGAGGAATCGGGTGCACGATCTGTTGTGCGACAACGTGGAATATCGGTGGCAGAGACCTTTAAATACATGTCTTCTTCCTTATCATCTATTCGAACAGATCTTGAGCATGAGCTAGAAGTAACAAAAACAGAGTTCAATTCCTTGTTGAGCCAACTTCAAGGAATTAACCAGCAAATTGGGGAAATCGAGCCCCACGGATATTTGCCTAATAATCTATATGATGAACGTGATATTTTACTGGATAAGCTTTCTAGTTTAGCTAATATAAAGGTTTCTTATGTAGGGAGCGGGGGGCAGCCGAATGCCATTGCTGAAGGCCGAGCTTCGGTAGAGCTAGTGGGACCAAGTGGAGCTTCCTATAATCCACCTGTCATGATGTTGGACGGAGCTACTAACCAAGTGAATCAGATGACCATTAATTTCGATAATTCTCTTGGGCAGAATGCTATTGGGACAATTGAAATTGGAGGCCAAACCTTTAGTGGAGCCAACTTCACTTCTAAAGGAAAGGTACAAGCCCTTATTGAATCCTATGGTTACATAGATAATGGTGTGATCAAGGGTGAATACCCAGAAATGCTAGATAATTTGGATAAGATGGCGTTTGAATTTGCTACGGAATTTAATCATATCCACAAAGGTGGTTATGATTTAAATGGAACTGTAGGTGGTGATTTCTTCGTTGTAAGTGCCAATTATTCAGCAACTAACCTTGATGTTGTACAAGCCATTAAAGATAATGGAGACCTTATTGCAGCAAGTAACGATACTAAAAGTGGTGATGGGGGGAATGCAAGTGATCTTGCAAACGTTTTGCATACTTCTCTCCCCAATCTTGGTCAGAACACAACGGTGAAAAGTTTCTATGAATCTGCTATTGGCGAAATGGCAGTTATCACTCAGGAAGCCATAAGGCAGACAAATAACGCAGATGTCTTACGTCAACAAGTCGAAGAGCGTCGCCAATCCGTAAGTGGCGTTTCTCTAGATGAGGAAATGACGAACATGATCAAGTTTCAACATGCTTATAATGCGGCAGCTCGCAGTATGACAGCTGTCGATGAAATGCTCGATCGAATCATTAATCAAATGGGATTAGTCGGAAGGTAG
- a CDS encoding flagellar protein FlgN — protein sequence MPNTIKPILQTMERLYKIHQSLLNLSQQKTEYLKTNNIQALQQLFPNERKHIQALETLEKTRSELVETWIQEHGPSGIEPTLSNLLPTVQDEEERKQLQTMSDEFILIMAEIKQQEALNRELTMQSLQFVELTMDMLQPTLKNMNYGNPNTKGSGVEPKRSVFDSKI from the coding sequence ATGCCCAACACCATAAAACCCATACTCCAAACCATGGAACGTCTCTACAAAATACACCAAAGCCTACTCAACCTGTCCCAACAAAAAACCGAATACCTAAAAACCAACAACATCCAAGCCCTCCAACAACTCTTCCCAAACGAACGCAAACACATCCAAGCCCTCGAAACCTTGGAAAAAACGCGATCAGAGTTAGTAGAGACATGGATACAAGAACACGGGCCGTCTGGGATAGAGCCAACCCTTTCGAACTTGCTCCCTACTGTTCAGGATGAGGAGGAACGAAAGCAGCTCCAAACTATGAGCGACGAATTCATCTTGATCATGGCGGAGATTAAGCAACAAGAAGCGTTGAACCGTGAGTTAACGATGCAGTCTTTGCAGTTTGTGGAATTAACGATGGACATGCTGCAACCAACTTTAAAGAATATGAATTATGGAAACCCAAATACGAAAGGCTCAGGTGTGGAACCGAAGAGATCAGTCTTTGATTCCAAGATATAG
- a CDS encoding response regulator transcription factor: MAVEIVLIDDHKLFREGVKRILEFEPAFSVVAEGSDGQDAISLVEQHRPDVVLMDINMPKLNGVQATADLIQKFPETKVIILSIHDDESYVTHALKTGAQGYLLKEMDSDSLIEAIKVVSEGGSYLHPKVTHNLVNEYRRLVQEEGKVSQNKVIEYRKPLHLLTRRECEVLQLLADGKSNKGVADTLYISEKTVKNHVSNILQKMNVNDRTQAVVTAIKNGWVEVL, from the coding sequence ATGGCTGTAGAGATTGTGTTAATTGATGATCATAAATTGTTTCGTGAAGGTGTTAAGAGAATACTAGAGTTTGAGCCTGCCTTTTCCGTTGTAGCAGAAGGTAGTGATGGACAAGATGCCATATCCTTAGTTGAACAACATCGTCCAGACGTCGTATTAATGGATATTAATATGCCAAAGTTGAACGGTGTTCAAGCTACAGCAGATCTTATTCAAAAATTCCCAGAAACCAAGGTGATCATTCTTTCAATTCACGATGATGAGAGTTATGTAACCCACGCCCTAAAAACAGGTGCCCAAGGATATTTGTTAAAGGAAATGGATTCTGATTCTCTTATTGAGGCTATAAAAGTGGTAAGTGAGGGAGGATCATACCTTCATCCTAAGGTAACTCATAATCTAGTGAATGAATATCGCCGCCTAGTACAAGAAGAAGGAAAGGTATCACAGAATAAAGTGATAGAATATCGCAAGCCTCTTCATTTATTAACAAGAAGAGAATGTGAAGTCCTCCAGCTTTTGGCTGATGGGAAAAGTAATAAAGGCGTAGCAGATACCCTTTACATTAGTGAAAAAACAGTAAAGAACCATGTAAGTAATATTCTTCAAAAAATGAATGTGAATGACCGAACCCAGGCTGTAGTAACTGCCATTAAAAATGGCTGGGTTGAGGTCTTATGA
- the flgL gene encoding flagellar hook-associated protein FlgL, translated as MRVTQSMLTNNMLKNLSRSYSNLDKYSDQLSTGKKVNRPSDDPVVAMKGMNYRSQLTEVEQFQRNLGEVYNWMDNSDSALDKATQALQRLRELAVQASNGTYEENQRESIAKEVDQLKEHLIDIANTKVNNKYIFNGTDTKNAPLTVDSVTGIIATSGTTNPVMIEVSGGTKLQANINPQNVFTDQLFADINEFLNALKSDNVANVQAAIGNLDTHIDNTVNERADLGARMNRLELIENRLAEQEVIATRTMSDNEDIDIEKVIVALTSQESIHRAALSGGSRIIQPTLLDFLR; from the coding sequence ATGCGAGTGACTCAAAGTATGCTAACAAATAATATGTTGAAAAACCTTAGCCGGAGCTATAGCAATCTCGATAAGTATTCCGACCAGCTTTCCACAGGTAAAAAAGTAAACCGTCCTTCTGATGACCCAGTGGTTGCCATGAAGGGGATGAATTATCGGTCTCAGTTAACAGAGGTGGAGCAGTTTCAACGGAACCTTGGAGAAGTATATAACTGGATGGATAATTCTGATTCAGCTCTTGATAAGGCTACGCAAGCCCTTCAACGCTTACGTGAATTGGCAGTTCAAGCTAGCAATGGGACGTATGAAGAAAACCAACGCGAGAGTATTGCTAAGGAAGTGGATCAATTAAAGGAACATTTAATTGACATTGCTAACACAAAGGTAAACAATAAATATATTTTCAATGGAACGGATACAAAAAATGCACCGTTAACGGTAGATTCGGTTACAGGGATAATCGCAACATCAGGAACTACAAATCCAGTAATGATTGAGGTTTCTGGTGGAACAAAGCTTCAGGCAAATATTAATCCACAGAATGTATTTACTGATCAGTTGTTTGCAGATATTAATGAATTCTTAAATGCTTTAAAGTCAGATAATGTGGCAAATGTACAAGCAGCTATTGGCAATCTTGATACACATATTGATAATACAGTAAATGAAAGAGCAGACTTAGGAGCTAGGATGAATCGGTTAGAATTGATTGAAAATCGATTAGCGGAGCAGGAAGTTATTGCTACTCGTACGATGTCTGATAATGAAGACATAGATATTGAAAAGGTCATTGTGGCTCTAACTTCTCAAGAGAGTATTCATCGTGCGGCCTTAAGTGGAGGATCACGAATCATTCAACCAACTCTTCTTGATTTTCTACGCTAA
- a CDS encoding sensor histidine kinase — MSEKKHSEKALDSIINEMIDTVTNSKDEIFHIGERSRNEYEQLKMELEETKKLVYQMIDEGDTLDKRVRFSRIRLSEVSKHFDKYSEEEIREVYEQTHQLQMTLSVNREKEKQLRQRRDELELRLKNLGDTVEKAEGLVTKISVILNYLNDDFKKVTEELETAREKQAFGLQIIEAQEDERRRISREIHDGPAQMLANVMLRSEIVDKVFRERGPEEAIKEIKNVRKMVHSALYEVRRIIYDLRPMALDDLGLIPTLKKYLATVEEYNHIPIKFISLGADRRLDSKYEVALFRLAQEAVTNAVKHARPSMVQVKVEIRGERVTLIIKDDGIGFDPSEKKEKSFGIVGMKERVDMLNGEITFDSKINSGTMVMLQVPLSTVSQVKAVNR, encoded by the coding sequence ATGTCGGAAAAAAAACATAGTGAAAAAGCACTTGATTCAATTATCAATGAGATGATTGATACGGTGACCAATAGTAAGGATGAGATTTTTCACATCGGTGAACGGTCCCGAAATGAATATGAACAGCTCAAGATGGAGCTTGAAGAAACGAAGAAACTCGTTTATCAAATGATCGATGAGGGGGATACGCTCGACAAAAGAGTTCGTTTTTCACGAATCCGATTATCAGAAGTGAGTAAGCATTTTGATAAATATAGTGAAGAAGAAATTCGGGAGGTTTATGAGCAAACTCATCAACTACAAATGACGCTTTCTGTAAACCGTGAAAAAGAAAAACAATTGCGCCAGAGACGTGATGAACTTGAACTCCGACTTAAGAATCTCGGTGATACGGTAGAAAAAGCAGAAGGTTTAGTGACGAAAATCTCAGTAATCCTTAATTACTTAAATGATGACTTCAAAAAGGTGACAGAAGAATTAGAAACAGCAAGAGAAAAGCAAGCCTTTGGTCTTCAAATCATTGAAGCGCAAGAGGACGAAAGACGTAGGATATCAAGAGAAATCCACGACGGGCCAGCACAAATGCTCGCCAATGTAATGCTTCGTTCGGAGATTGTTGATAAAGTTTTTCGAGAACGAGGACCAGAGGAAGCAATAAAAGAAATCAAAAATGTCCGTAAGATGGTCCATTCAGCTCTATATGAGGTTCGTCGAATTATTTATGACTTACGTCCAATGGCTCTTGATGATTTAGGATTGATTCCTACTTTAAAAAAATACTTAGCAACTGTAGAAGAATATAATCATATCCCAATAAAGTTTATTTCTTTAGGTGCAGACCGACGACTTGATTCCAAATACGAAGTTGCCCTTTTTCGTTTAGCACAAGAAGCGGTTACGAATGCTGTGAAGCACGCAAGGCCATCCATGGTTCAAGTGAAAGTAGAAATTAGAGGAGAACGTGTGACCCTAATCATTAAGGATGACGGTATTGGATTTGATCCTTCTGAAAAAAAGGAAAAATCCTTTGGAATTGTTGGGATGAAAGAGCGAGTAGACATGTTAAATGGGGAGATCACTTTTGATTCGAAAATTAATAGTGGAACGATGGTTATGCTACAGGTCCCTTTATCAACAGTAAGTCAAGTAAAGGCTGTCAATAGGTGA
- the flgM gene encoding flagellar biosynthesis anti-sigma factor FlgM has translation MKIHGPNHMNMNPYKKQIQKQAELEQSGKQQDKIEISSEAKQMQEANQAVEARQKKVAEIKQQIESGEYQIDPKATAQKMIDFWTNK, from the coding sequence ATGAAAATTCATGGACCAAATCATATGAATATGAACCCATACAAAAAACAAATACAAAAACAGGCTGAACTTGAGCAGAGCGGCAAACAACAAGATAAAATCGAAATCTCCAGCGAAGCCAAACAAATGCAAGAAGCTAATCAGGCCGTAGAAGCACGCCAAAAGAAAGTCGCAGAAATCAAACAACAAATTGAATCCGGCGAATACCAAATAGACCCAAAAGCCACCGCCCAAAAAATGATCGACTTTTGGACCAACAAATAA
- a CDS encoding LCP family protein has protein sequence MEKKRPNWRKRVLWNVSITILLLIGTVIGYGVYLTDQAKKAADQAHQELDRGELSDKREKNITPGMDNISVLFVGVDDSETRTDQGNPRSDALILATFNAENKSVKLLSIPRDSYVYIPVEGKKDKITHAHAFGGINATVETVEEALDIPVDYYVRLNFEAFTEVVDSLDGIYYDVPFDIQEQNSKDEQNAIYIEEGLQHLDGEEALALARTRKYDSDLERGKRQVEIVKAIFSKATTITSVSKYDDIIRSVGNNMKTNLSFDQMLSFRDFALDKDVKFESLQLEGQGVYINQVYYFQLEDENVKDVQLELKHHLGIEPSNISTLANTKGVRSINKEG, from the coding sequence ATGGAAAAGAAACGTCCGAATTGGAGGAAACGTGTTCTTTGGAATGTTTCGATAACAATCCTTTTATTAATAGGAACTGTTATAGGATATGGAGTTTATCTAACTGATCAGGCTAAAAAGGCAGCCGACCAGGCACATCAGGAATTGGACAGAGGAGAGCTTTCCGATAAACGCGAAAAAAATATAACTCCAGGAATGGATAATATTTCTGTATTATTTGTTGGTGTTGATGATAGTGAAACAAGGACTGATCAGGGAAATCCAAGATCGGACGCCTTGATTTTAGCTACTTTCAATGCGGAAAATAAATCCGTCAAACTTTTAAGCATTCCACGGGACTCATACGTCTACATCCCAGTGGAAGGAAAAAAAGATAAAATCACCCACGCCCATGCCTTTGGAGGAATTAATGCAACTGTCGAAACGGTGGAGGAGGCATTAGATATTCCCGTAGACTATTACGTGCGTTTGAATTTTGAAGCCTTCACTGAAGTGGTTGATTCATTAGATGGTATTTATTATGATGTGCCTTTTGATATTCAGGAACAGAACAGCAAAGATGAACAGAATGCGATCTATATCGAAGAGGGCTTGCAGCACCTTGATGGAGAAGAAGCTTTGGCCCTCGCAAGAACCAGAAAATATGATAGTGATTTAGAACGTGGAAAACGACAGGTTGAAATTGTGAAAGCTATCTTTTCAAAAGCAACCACCATCACTTCTGTAAGTAAATATGACGATATCATCCGATCGGTTGGGAATAATATGAAAACTAACCTTTCCTTCGATCAAATGCTTTCATTTCGTGATTTTGCACTAGACAAAGACGTGAAGTTTGAATCCTTACAGCTTGAGGGCCAGGGTGTTTACATTAACCAGGTCTATTACTTCCAGCTAGAGGATGAAAATGTGAAGGATGTTCAATTAGAACTTAAGCATCATCTAGGAATTGAACCATCCAATATAAGTACGTTAGCTAATACAAAAGGAGTCCGTTCAATAAATAAAGAAGGATAA
- a CDS encoding DUF6470 family protein encodes MKLPQVRLESQMAQIQIQLTSASQTTQQPNTTQTIRQPEAEIRIEKTPSKLTIDQTQAWNDMDLKSVKKRIEDAAQLGKQKVMEGVARRVRQGEELMEIENGGNVLQRQASENGHRPEKQFNIGWIPSHFSVRIDYQPSKVNINVKTQQPIIENRASKPIINYQPGSIETSLKQQANLEIDFENLAFRGPNFEMPL; translated from the coding sequence ATGAAATTACCTCAGGTTAGATTGGAGTCTCAGATGGCTCAGATTCAAATTCAATTAACCTCTGCGTCTCAAACCACACAGCAGCCCAATACTACCCAAACTATTCGGCAGCCGGAAGCGGAGATAAGGATAGAGAAGACACCATCGAAGTTAACTATTGATCAAACGCAGGCCTGGAATGATATGGATCTAAAAAGTGTAAAGAAAAGAATTGAAGATGCCGCACAATTAGGAAAGCAAAAAGTAATGGAAGGTGTGGCAAGACGGGTACGACAAGGGGAAGAATTGATGGAGATTGAGAATGGAGGTAATGTACTTCAAAGGCAAGCTTCTGAAAATGGACATCGACCTGAAAAACAATTTAATATAGGGTGGATTCCCTCTCATTTTTCGGTTAGGATTGATTATCAACCCTCTAAGGTAAACATCAATGTAAAGACTCAACAGCCAATCATTGAAAATAGGGCCAGTAAGCCTATTATTAATTATCAACCTGGTTCAATTGAGACAAGTTTAAAACAGCAAGCTAATCTTGAAATTGATTTTGAAAATCTAGCATTTCGTGGTCCAAACTTCGAAATGCCTTTATAA